One Sediminicola sp. YIK13 DNA segment encodes these proteins:
- a CDS encoding PAS domain-containing sensor histidine kinase: MDSKEVILLKKALERQKKARIQAEKILEAKSKELYDTSQHLKETNNTLESLLSEKSSELDGVFINIIDPYVMMDLEFNVINMNNSAKEFLGYDPTTEKVNLGALVHPDYAQYTYESFQSLLEVGHLKNYRAKIIVKDRTEKYVQINSSLIFDKHRKPIAAQGILRDITQETEIKHLLAQQKKQLDIIVENSPLGIVLTVHDKIIKANATFSKLLGYTEKELKELTVKDISAPEDMVLANKLIHNMSSGKLDKFSMVKKYFKKDGSTIMAKTTVSAVKDKDGKIGYQVALVEDITREMEAEAQLKASEERLSTLILNLQTGVLLEDENRKISLTNQMFCDLFQIPASPSQLKGLDCSEAAEENAKYFKNKKDFISRIDQLLEEKKVVLSDVLEMIDGRILERDYIPIFSNGQYKGHLWTYQDVTIRRNYKKNLEIQKDKYSSIIANMNLGMIEVDNNDVIQMVNQSFCNMCGFAEKELLGQKAIDILRVKDSSIIEEKGQKRLKGQSDSYEIEVIHKDGSPRYWLISGAPRHDDVKNVVGSIGIHLDITDQKQLQLQKEKLLRELETSNQGLQEYAHIVSHDLKSPLRSISALATWMNEDYKEVLDDNGVYNLQMMQEKIESMDKLIDGILKYSSITGDHLESERTDLNIVVNEIREVIFIPDHVHVVIMNTLPTINVDRTKIHQLFQNIIGNSVVHIDAKEGLVEISSKETSSHWQFSIKDNGVGIPKEYHEKIFKIFQSVGEGERSTGIGLSIVKKIVDLYEGEIWLESEVGKGSNFHFTIKK, from the coding sequence ATGGATAGCAAAGAGGTTATTTTATTAAAAAAGGCCTTGGAACGACAGAAAAAGGCACGTATCCAAGCCGAAAAAATATTGGAGGCCAAATCCAAAGAACTTTATGATACCAGCCAACATCTAAAAGAAACCAATAACACCCTGGAAAGTCTTTTAAGTGAAAAATCTTCGGAGTTGGACGGTGTCTTTATCAATATCATTGACCCTTACGTGATGATGGATCTTGAGTTCAATGTCATCAACATGAACAATTCTGCCAAGGAGTTCTTGGGGTATGACCCTACCACGGAAAAAGTAAACCTTGGAGCTTTAGTTCATCCTGATTATGCCCAATACACCTATGAATCCTTCCAATCGCTTTTAGAAGTTGGGCATTTGAAAAATTACCGAGCTAAAATCATCGTAAAGGATAGAACTGAAAAGTATGTTCAGATCAATAGCAGTCTAATCTTTGACAAACATCGAAAGCCTATAGCAGCCCAGGGAATTTTGAGGGATATCACCCAAGAAACAGAGATTAAACATTTACTGGCCCAACAAAAAAAACAACTCGATATAATTGTTGAAAACTCCCCTTTGGGTATTGTGCTAACAGTTCACGATAAAATTATTAAGGCAAATGCCACCTTTTCCAAATTACTCGGTTACACCGAAAAAGAGCTAAAGGAACTTACCGTGAAAGATATTTCCGCCCCAGAAGACATGGTGTTAGCCAATAAATTGATTCATAATATGAGCAGTGGCAAATTGGATAAGTTTTCAATGGTCAAAAAATATTTCAAAAAGGACGGTTCCACTATCATGGCAAAAACCACAGTAAGCGCTGTAAAAGATAAGGATGGTAAGATTGGGTACCAAGTTGCCCTTGTTGAGGATATCACAAGGGAAATGGAAGCTGAAGCACAGTTGAAGGCATCGGAGGAACGTTTGTCCACCCTTATATTAAACCTACAAACGGGGGTTCTATTAGAAGATGAAAATAGAAAGATATCCCTGACCAACCAGATGTTCTGTGACCTATTTCAAATTCCTGCCTCCCCATCACAATTGAAAGGATTGGATTGTTCCGAGGCTGCTGAGGAAAACGCTAAATATTTTAAAAACAAGAAAGACTTTATTTCCAGAATAGACCAATTGTTGGAAGAAAAAAAGGTAGTTCTTTCTGATGTTTTGGAAATGATAGACGGCCGAATACTGGAACGTGATTATATTCCAATTTTCAGTAATGGTCAATATAAAGGCCACTTATGGACCTACCAAGATGTAACTATCAGAAGAAATTATAAAAAGAATTTAGAAATACAAAAAGATAAGTACAGTAGCATTATCGCCAATATGAATCTCGGGATGATAGAAGTGGACAATAATGATGTCATCCAAATGGTCAATCAAAGTTTTTGCAATATGTGCGGCTTTGCGGAAAAAGAACTTTTAGGCCAAAAGGCAATTGATATTCTACGAGTAAAAGATTCCTCGATAATTGAAGAAAAAGGTCAAAAGAGGCTAAAAGGCCAATCGGATTCCTACGAAATAGAAGTTATCCATAAAGACGGTAGCCCTAGATATTGGTTGATCAGCGGTGCCCCAAGGCATGACGATGTAAAGAACGTTGTAGGCTCCATTGGCATACACTTGGATATCACCGACCAGAAACAATTACAGTTGCAAAAAGAGAAACTTCTAAGGGAGCTGGAAACCAGCAACCAAGGTCTACAGGAATATGCCCATATTGTTTCCCATGATCTAAAGTCGCCCTTGCGCAGTATTAGCGCTTTGGCTACATGGATGAATGAGGACTACAAGGAAGTGTTGGATGACAATGGCGTCTATAACTTGCAAATGATGCAGGAAAAAATAGAATCCATGGACAAGCTCATAGATGGTATTTTAAAGTACTCTAGCATCACGGGGGACCATCTTGAAAGTGAACGCACAGATTTAAATATAGTAGTCAATGAGATAAGGGAAGTTATATTTATTCCGGACCATGTACATGTGGTAATCATGAATACTTTGCCCACCATTAATGTTGATCGGACAAAAATACACCAGCTCTTCCAAAATATAATTGGAAACTCGGTGGTCCATATTGATGCCAAAGAGGGCTTGGTAGAAATCAGTTCTAAAGAAACATCTTCACATTGGCAGTTTAGTATTAAGGACAATGGTGTAGGCATCCCTAAGGAATATCATGAAAAAATATTCAAAATCTTCCAATCTGTAGGTGAAGGTGAACGCTCTACCGGAATAGGCCTTTCTATTGTTAAGAAAATTGTTGACCTCTATGAAGGAGAAATTTGGTTGGAAAGCGAAGTAGGTAAGGGATCTAACTTTCATTTTACCATAAAAAAATAA
- a CDS encoding LytR/AlgR family response regulator transcription factor produces MNCIIVDDEATARLIVNQLCTSIPDLDVIDEFSSAIDAIKFLNQQTVDVVFLDIHMPGFTGFDFVQTLKNPPKIVLTTSDTNFAIAAYEYEAIVDYLVKPITQERFEKSIQKVKNSLTQQPKITSNKPNSLVGDELYINIDRRLIKLKFDEILLIEAKGDYIDVKTEKELHRVHNTLKKIKEKLPEELFLQIHRSYIINFTKIIDIEDNSVLIDKNVVPISRSNRPELMRRLNLL; encoded by the coding sequence ATGAATTGTATTATTGTTGATGATGAGGCAACTGCGAGACTAATAGTAAACCAGCTTTGTACATCTATTCCTGACTTGGATGTGATCGATGAGTTTTCAAGCGCCATAGATGCCATTAAGTTTTTAAACCAGCAAACTGTGGATGTTGTCTTTTTGGATATTCATATGCCCGGCTTTACAGGTTTTGATTTTGTACAGACCTTGAAAAATCCTCCAAAAATAGTACTGACAACCTCAGATACCAACTTCGCCATAGCGGCCTATGAGTACGAGGCAATTGTAGATTACCTAGTAAAACCCATCACCCAGGAACGCTTTGAGAAATCGATCCAAAAAGTAAAAAATTCCCTAACCCAACAGCCCAAAATAACTTCCAATAAACCAAATTCCCTTGTAGGGGATGAATTGTATATCAATATAGACAGGAGACTAATAAAGCTTAAATTTGATGAAATTTTATTGATCGAGGCAAAAGGCGACTATATTGATGTGAAGACCGAAAAGGAACTTCACCGCGTACATAATACGTTAAAGAAAATTAAGGAGAAGTTACCGGAAGAACTGTTTCTGCAGATCCATAGATCCTACATCATCAACTTCACAAAAATTATAGATATAGAAGACAATAGTGTTTTGATCGATAAAAATGTGGTCCCTATTAGTCGATCTAATAGACCTGAATTAATGCGAAGATTGAACCTTTTATAA
- a CDS encoding tetratricopeptide repeat protein — MSQEPMKEGFEHLEMGRFEEAESFFKSYLADYPGDKTANICFGRAVGLSGEPQKATALFAELLKEYPKDFEVQINYNESLLWAKQYQAAKPLYQKLVDEYPNNFGAILGYANTLSNLKEFESALKWINKAIALEPENASAKTSRKYIKLGYANVFVNRQDYNQGRELLEEIFLDFPEDKDALLNLANLYLISKEVGKAKTIYGRYATTPKDSVVALNGIALAEHIGENEKEALQVSYKALEKVKNLNDSILTERTSERNIQALIWNRKFLKAKKQIDTLEQHYGQPNWILALKSTLGMYTGDIKSSLANYNTILENDSTSFDGNLGKANALFASDKIVPAYRAAFKTLDIYEDQKDALSFIEKLNIQHTPTIEEHFAYTFDNGKNIAFSSNTNVQLPFSTKFRTTVSYQYRSTENTLTLNKANSHVLLTGFQYKLLPKVNVKTILGLNNSRFMEQAYTQPVLDLKLQLQPFKLQNLELGYQREVQNFNADLIEREIVMNHLGMTYNLGTNINLGWYTQLMHTQQTDDNTRNLLFTSLYYNVLRKPALKMGLNYQYITFKDQVPTIYFSPEKYRAVEVFADLRGKIAEKTNYMVSAASGFQKVEDDDQSAIFRAETSLDHQFSKRLSANVYAKYSNIASATAAGFEFTEIGLKVKWLITKKPLFYKKIAE, encoded by the coding sequence ATGTCCCAAGAGCCCATGAAAGAAGGGTTTGAACATTTAGAGATGGGACGGTTCGAAGAAGCGGAATCTTTTTTTAAATCGTATTTGGCGGATTATCCTGGCGATAAAACGGCCAATATTTGTTTCGGGCGTGCCGTTGGGCTCAGTGGTGAACCCCAAAAGGCTACGGCTCTTTTTGCGGAACTTTTAAAAGAGTACCCTAAAGATTTTGAAGTGCAGATCAATTATAATGAATCCCTATTATGGGCTAAACAGTACCAAGCAGCCAAACCGCTTTATCAAAAATTGGTAGATGAATATCCAAATAACTTTGGTGCGATTTTGGGATATGCCAATACGCTGAGTAATTTAAAGGAATTTGAATCAGCCTTAAAATGGATCAATAAGGCCATTGCCTTGGAACCCGAAAATGCAAGTGCCAAAACTTCCAGGAAATATATAAAGTTGGGCTATGCCAATGTCTTTGTTAATCGTCAGGATTATAATCAGGGCAGGGAATTACTGGAAGAGATTTTTTTAGATTTCCCTGAAGATAAGGACGCCCTTTTAAATCTTGCCAACCTGTATTTGATTTCCAAAGAGGTGGGCAAGGCCAAAACTATTTATGGTCGTTATGCCACTACCCCCAAAGATTCGGTTGTTGCCTTAAACGGTATTGCTTTGGCAGAACATATCGGAGAAAATGAGAAGGAAGCCCTTCAAGTAAGTTATAAGGCTTTGGAAAAGGTAAAGAACCTAAATGATTCTATATTGACAGAACGTACATCGGAAAGGAATATACAGGCATTGATCTGGAACAGAAAATTCCTGAAGGCCAAAAAGCAGATAGATACTCTAGAACAGCACTACGGACAACCCAATTGGATATTGGCCCTGAAATCAACATTGGGTATGTATACCGGTGATATTAAAAGCAGTCTTGCCAATTATAATACCATATTGGAAAATGACAGTACCTCCTTTGATGGTAACCTGGGGAAGGCAAATGCTCTTTTTGCAAGTGACAAAATAGTACCGGCTTATAGAGCCGCCTTTAAAACTCTTGACATTTATGAGGACCAAAAAGATGCCCTGAGTTTTATTGAAAAACTGAATATCCAACATACCCCTACCATTGAAGAACACTTTGCCTATACCTTTGATAATGGCAAGAACATTGCTTTTTCAAGTAATACCAACGTTCAACTTCCATTTTCTACAAAATTTAGGACCACCGTTTCTTACCAATATCGGAGTACCGAGAATACGTTGACACTCAATAAGGCTAATTCCCATGTGCTCTTGACCGGATTTCAATATAAATTGTTACCCAAGGTTAATGTAAAGACCATTTTGGGCCTCAATAATTCCCGTTTTATGGAACAGGCGTATACCCAACCTGTTTTGGATCTAAAACTTCAATTACAACCATTTAAACTTCAGAATTTAGAACTCGGATACCAGCGTGAAGTGCAGAATTTTAATGCCGATTTAATTGAAAGGGAAATTGTGATGAACCATTTAGGGATGACCTATAATCTTGGGACCAATATTAATTTGGGTTGGTACACTCAATTGATGCACACCCAGCAAACAGATGATAACACTAGAAACCTATTGTTTACTTCTTTGTATTATAATGTATTGCGTAAACCGGCCCTGAAAATGGGATTGAACTATCAGTATATCACTTTTAAAGATCAAGTGCCTACCATTTATTTTAGCCCAGAAAAGTATCGGGCCGTGGAAGTATTTGCTGATTTGCGTGGTAAAATTGCTGAAAAGACCAACTATATGGTTAGTGCAGCATCGGGATTTCAAAAAGTGGAAGATGATGACCAAAGTGCAATATTTAGAGCCGAGACAAGTCTGGACCATCAGTTTTCAAAGCGGCTAAGTGCCAACGTTTATGCTAAATATAGCAATATTGCTTCGGCCACGGCGGCGGGATTTGAGTTCACGGAAATAGGTTTAAAAGTAAAATGGTTGATCACCAAAAAACCACTTTTCTATAAGAAGATAGCGGAGTAG
- a CDS encoding oligosaccharide flippase family protein, producing MTAIRLVLKKVSPEQLFMGSVLLVNGGNYIYNLILGRLLGPESFAEAALLVTLLLILSFLGMTFQLATAKFAVIFSGEEWLNFRNLMYRLAMIFGLVTGALMIFFSKDLQSFFNTDNAAMFIIFGIGIPLYFFMSVNRGTFQGNQDFHKLSLTYQTEMWSRLLLTLGLLLFVPWQPAFIVALGIALSFLFGLIPSNFKVISFTKITALQPKNAKRVSNFILLTACYEFTQIIINNSDVLLVKHYFNEMDAGLYASLALIGRVVYFVAWMFVMLLLPTVVQKQKDGDPTAPILFKYVGYISLLSVCIVMACYLFPELIISLMFGEAYISMAGLLWQYAFATSLFAISNIFAYYFLSLDHYIPVILSGLLGLSQILLVVFFHTSLEMVVQVQIIAMVALLVAQLLYFTQKKLI from the coding sequence ATGACCGCCATTAGACTTGTACTTAAAAAAGTTTCCCCAGAACAATTATTTATGGGCAGTGTGCTTCTCGTCAACGGGGGCAACTACATTTACAATTTAATATTGGGACGTTTATTGGGGCCCGAATCATTTGCTGAGGCTGCGCTGTTGGTAACCTTATTACTGATCCTTTCTTTTTTGGGCATGACCTTTCAATTGGCGACCGCCAAATTTGCCGTTATATTTTCAGGGGAAGAATGGTTGAACTTTAGAAACCTTATGTACAGACTCGCCATGATATTTGGATTGGTGACAGGAGCATTGATGATTTTCTTTTCTAAAGACCTACAGTCCTTCTTTAATACCGATAATGCAGCAATGTTCATCATTTTTGGCATTGGCATACCGCTTTACTTTTTTATGAGTGTCAATAGGGGAACATTTCAGGGGAATCAGGACTTCCATAAGTTGTCCCTCACCTACCAAACCGAAATGTGGAGCCGATTGTTGCTTACTCTGGGTCTTCTCCTATTCGTGCCTTGGCAGCCAGCATTTATAGTGGCCCTAGGTATTGCCCTTTCTTTCTTGTTCGGGCTTATACCTTCAAATTTTAAAGTAATCTCATTCACCAAAATAACTGCATTACAACCAAAGAATGCAAAACGGGTATCCAATTTTATCCTATTGACGGCTTGTTATGAGTTTACGCAGATCATTATCAATAATAGCGATGTACTCCTGGTAAAGCATTATTTCAATGAAATGGATGCAGGACTATATGCCTCTCTGGCTCTTATTGGCCGAGTGGTATATTTTGTGGCCTGGATGTTCGTGATGTTGTTGTTGCCAACCGTGGTACAAAAACAAAAAGACGGAGATCCAACTGCCCCTATTCTATTTAAATATGTGGGTTATATAAGCCTCTTATCTGTATGTATTGTAATGGCCTGTTACCTATTTCCGGAGTTGATCATATCACTTATGTTCGGAGAGGCCTATATCTCCATGGCCGGGTTGTTATGGCAGTATGCCTTTGCCACCTCCCTATTTGCGATCTCTAATATTTTCGCTTATTACTTTTTATCCTTGGATCATTATATCCCAGTCATATTGTCCGGATTGTTGGGACTTTCACAAATTCTATTAGTGGTCTTTTTTCATACGAGTCTGGAAATGGTAGTACAGGTACAGATTATTGCCATGGTGGCCTTATTGGTGGCACAACTACTCTATTTTACACAGAAAAAACTGATCTAA
- a CDS encoding glycosyltransferase, with amino-acid sequence MKLAIVTAYPPSKVTLTEYGYHLVKHFRLQEDVTEIVLITDRTEEEKDLYFEEEGCAITVKECWSFNSYKNVFHINSTISETKPDAVLFNLQFLKFGDRKVPAALGLLLPMICRLKGIPTISLLHNIMEQVDLENAGITKNKWLQKAYNFIGTTLTRFVLTSDIVAVTISKYVGILENKYRSRNIALIPHGAFETPPEPDYSIPKGPKQVMAFGKFGTYKKVEILIEAVELIRKRTKEDIEIVIAGTDSPNTPGYLEGIKEKYKHVSQLRFTGYVAEEDVPTIFGESSVVVFPYTSTTGSSGVLHQAGSYGKAVALPDLGDLSILVKEEGYKGEFFDPESEASLADAIERILTDDNHRINLSQTNYSAACSLPMSAITKMYVDYFKAIQQTKSTGLPLEISNALQHKTESV; translated from the coding sequence ATGAAACTAGCAATTGTAACAGCCTATCCCCCGAGTAAAGTCACACTAACCGAATACGGATATCACCTTGTAAAACATTTCAGGCTTCAGGAAGACGTAACAGAGATTGTATTGATTACTGACAGAACTGAAGAGGAGAAAGACCTTTATTTTGAAGAAGAAGGGTGTGCCATCACCGTAAAGGAATGTTGGAGTTTTAACAGTTATAAAAATGTCTTCCATATCAATTCCACCATTTCTGAAACAAAGCCGGACGCTGTATTGTTCAACCTGCAATTTTTAAAATTTGGGGATAGAAAAGTACCAGCGGCATTGGGTCTATTATTACCAATGATCTGTAGACTTAAAGGCATCCCTACCATTTCCTTACTGCATAATATAATGGAGCAGGTAGATTTGGAAAATGCAGGAATAACCAAAAACAAGTGGTTGCAAAAGGCCTATAACTTTATTGGTACCACGTTGACCAGATTTGTTCTAACATCTGATATTGTTGCCGTGACCATTAGCAAATATGTTGGGATATTGGAAAACAAATACAGGTCTAGAAATATTGCTTTGATACCTCATGGCGCCTTTGAAACTCCACCAGAACCGGATTATTCCATTCCAAAAGGACCTAAGCAGGTGATGGCCTTCGGAAAGTTTGGTACCTACAAAAAGGTAGAGATCTTAATAGAAGCCGTGGAATTGATTCGAAAAAGAACGAAAGAAGATATAGAAATTGTAATAGCTGGCACAGATAGTCCTAATACCCCAGGGTATTTGGAAGGAATAAAAGAAAAGTACAAACATGTATCCCAATTGCGTTTTACCGGTTATGTGGCCGAGGAAGATGTCCCTACCATTTTTGGTGAAAGTAGCGTAGTTGTTTTCCCATATACCTCAACTACAGGAAGCTCAGGGGTATTGCACCAAGCTGGCAGTTATGGCAAGGCTGTGGCCCTACCAGACTTGGGGGACCTTAGTATTCTTGTAAAGGAAGAAGGATACAAAGGTGAGTTTTTTGATCCTGAAAGCGAAGCTTCTCTAGCGGATGCAATAGAACGTATTTTGACAGATGACAACCATAGGATCAACCTGTCCCAAACCAATTACAGTGCGGCCTGTTCCCTACCGATGTCGGCCATTACGAAAATGTATGTCGATTATTTCAAGGCGATACAGCAGACCAAATCCACAGGGTTGCCATTGGAAATATCCAATGCATTACAACACAAAACAGAAAGCGTATAA
- a CDS encoding cellulase family glycosylhydrolase gives MKKEWNKNIVRAGLILSFLAINALILFGISSVFSYLNTGADRADMLHLESPMAEVYLPKMEWAQTKSYGRPMEEQTLQKIQKDYLSAWHVRNQAFMNNEQQGISDYYTDSTQQKIYRIIDLNKANGTSVKGTTLDHHPTLEFYSADGKLVVFTDRNVVSFNQVFKDQTLVSQQSSSSSFKVMMLLEDGFWRIRHMVEIQEPIDDISEIEATTKEKILEISMSKGVNYYPKDSPWAMFGDNFKEEIVDKDFDILQKMGLNTVRIFVPYEDFGIAKVDEQKLAKLKRTLDKAGAHELKVIVTLFDFYGDYDIRDWTFTHRHAEQIVTALKDHEALLAWDIKNEPDLDFESRGKEVVLAWLEQLVLIVKQWDKNHPVTIGWSNPEVAVQLSEEVDFVSFHYYKELSQFKAAIDMLQSSIPDKVLVLQEYGYSSYYGIWNGYQGDQKDQADYYKQIQTILDKEHIPFLFWTMYDFEEVPTSVVGSLPWRRERQKYFGFLDSEGEAKPSFRFLDYSKKIY, from the coding sequence ATGAAAAAGGAGTGGAACAAAAATATAGTTCGTGCAGGATTGATCTTATCTTTCTTGGCTATCAACGCCTTGATTTTGTTTGGAATCAGTTCGGTATTTTCCTATCTCAATACGGGGGCGGATAGGGCCGACATGCTTCATTTGGAATCGCCCATGGCAGAGGTTTATTTGCCTAAAATGGAATGGGCACAGACTAAAAGTTATGGTCGGCCCATGGAGGAACAGACCTTACAGAAAATCCAAAAGGACTACTTGAGCGCTTGGCATGTGCGAAACCAAGCCTTTATGAATAATGAACAACAAGGCATATCTGATTACTATACGGATAGCACCCAACAGAAGATCTACAGGATCATAGACCTTAATAAAGCCAATGGTACGAGCGTAAAAGGCACCACCTTGGACCATCACCCTACCCTTGAGTTTTATAGTGCAGATGGTAAATTGGTGGTTTTTACGGATAGAAATGTGGTTTCCTTTAACCAGGTCTTTAAGGACCAAACCTTGGTAAGCCAGCAAAGTTCTTCAAGTTCCTTTAAGGTAATGATGCTTTTGGAAGATGGCTTTTGGAGGATCAGGCATATGGTTGAGATTCAAGAACCAATAGATGATATTTCAGAGATAGAAGCTACAACAAAAGAAAAGATATTGGAAATATCCATGAGCAAAGGAGTCAATTATTATCCCAAGGATAGTCCGTGGGCCATGTTCGGGGACAATTTTAAGGAAGAAATTGTCGATAAGGATTTTGATATACTGCAAAAGATGGGACTTAATACAGTTCGGATTTTTGTACCCTATGAAGATTTTGGTATAGCGAAGGTGGACGAACAAAAACTGGCCAAATTAAAAAGAACGTTGGACAAAGCTGGCGCCCATGAACTAAAAGTGATCGTGACCCTTTTTGATTTTTATGGGGATTACGACATTCGAGATTGGACATTTACCCATAGGCATGCGGAGCAAATTGTGACCGCTTTAAAGGATCATGAAGCCCTTCTGGCCTGGGATATCAAAAATGAGCCAGATCTGGATTTTGAATCCCGAGGAAAGGAAGTGGTTTTAGCATGGTTGGAACAGTTGGTGCTTATTGTTAAACAATGGGATAAAAATCATCCGGTGACCATAGGCTGGTCCAATCCCGAAGTGGCAGTTCAGCTCTCAGAAGAGGTAGATTTTGTTTCCTTTCATTATTACAAAGAGCTTTCCCAATTTAAAGCAGCGATTGATATGCTGCAGAGTTCCATTCCGGACAAGGTTTTGGTATTGCAGGAATACGGTTATTCTTCCTATTACGGCATTTGGAACGGATATCAAGGGGATCAAAAAGATCAGGCTGATTATTACAAGCAGATACAGACCATTTTAGATAAGGAACATATACCTTTTTTATTTTGGACCATGTATGATTTTGAAGAGGTGCCCACTAGTGTGGTAGGATCTCTGCCATGGCGAAGGGAACGCCAAAAATATTTTGGTTTCTTGGATTCAGAAGGGGAAGCAAAACCATCTTTCCGTTTTCTTGATTACAGTAAAAAAATATACTAA
- a CDS encoding response regulator, with protein MKILAIDDQQLILISVEKRLTEEGFQVKTASSGQLGMDQYDTYQPDLVIVDINMPDMSGLEVVKHIRIHRKSKTPILVMSGNTNENIIGDGFELGIDDYMKKPVSLDEVVARVTRILGPTAKPEVVKKGNNTQMLQKYCVGVVIPCYNEEDRLSSTEFQDFAHKNLGYHLCFVNDGSTDGTLEVLEQLRKGNEDTISIYNCEKNGGKAEAVRQGVLHLSQDSQFDYIGYLDADLSTDFRDFDELVQTIENSEFKIVSGSRISRMGADITKESARKIISMTINLIIQKILGMPFKDTQCGAKIMDREIVSNMFNKKFITRWLFDVEVFMRMRKFYGKENVQQLICEQPLKRWIHADGSKLSMKDSVKIVGQLAQIAMHYN; from the coding sequence ATGAAAATTTTAGCCATTGATGATCAACAATTGATCTTAATATCAGTAGAAAAAAGACTTACCGAAGAAGGATTCCAAGTAAAAACCGCTTCCAGTGGACAGCTTGGAATGGACCAATATGATACGTACCAACCAGATTTGGTGATTGTGGATATCAATATGCCAGATATGTCAGGACTAGAAGTTGTAAAGCATATCCGTATCCACAGAAAATCTAAAACTCCCATTTTGGTCATGTCCGGTAATACCAATGAAAATATTATTGGGGACGGATTTGAATTGGGTATAGATGATTATATGAAAAAACCGGTAAGTCTGGACGAAGTAGTGGCTAGGGTAACCCGAATTTTAGGACCTACAGCAAAACCTGAGGTTGTCAAAAAAGGGAACAATACCCAAATGTTGCAAAAGTATTGCGTAGGAGTGGTCATCCCTTGCTACAATGAGGAAGATCGGTTATCCAGTACCGAATTTCAGGATTTTGCCCATAAAAATCTTGGATACCATCTATGCTTTGTAAATGATGGCAGTACAGATGGTACGTTGGAAGTGCTGGAACAATTGCGTAAAGGCAATGAGGATACCATAAGTATTTACAACTGTGAAAAAAATGGCGGTAAAGCAGAGGCGGTCCGACAGGGTGTTTTGCACTTATCACAAGATTCCCAGTTTGACTATATTGGTTATTTAGATGCAGATCTTTCAACAGATTTCAGGGATTTTGATGAATTGGTACAGACTATTGAAAATTCTGAATTTAAAATTGTAAGTGGTTCACGCATCAGTAGAATGGGAGCCGATATTACCAAGGAATCTGCCCGTAAGATCATCAGCATGACCATTAACCTAATTATTCAAAAGATCTTGGGAATGCCTTTTAAAGATACCCAATGTGGTGCCAAAATCATGGATAGGGAGATAGTATCAAATATGTTCAACAAGAAATTTATTACCCGTTGGTTGTTTGATGTGGAGGTCTTTATGCGCATGAGAAAGTTCTATGGTAAAGAAAACGTACAACAATTGATCTGCGAACAACCATTAAAACGATGGATACACGCCGATGGTTCCAAACTTTCCATGAAGGATTCCGTAAAGATTGTAGGACAGTTGGCCCAAATAGCCATGCATTACAACTAA